The following coding sequences lie in one Pseudorasbora parva isolate DD20220531a chromosome 18, ASM2467924v1, whole genome shotgun sequence genomic window:
- the si:dkey-183i3.6 gene encoding LAT2 domain-containing protein isoform X1: protein MIEVQSQQGVVLAITSLACLGCIYALCLCCRKKSSMQQEDNDLYDQDPFILDGKFTGNKQSNTVIRQNQRERLSTSRESMASRPAITCDMHWSYQNLPDGIMEPTYVDPIPNSIYVNGDETDLDTGTYGNVFPTKEVQHDSDSCNYENLKNESEEESDYVNAPNK, encoded by the exons ATGATTGAAGTCCAAAGCCAGCAAGGAGTTGTCCTTGCCATCACTTCTTTGGCATGTCTTGGTTGCATTTATGCTCTCTGTCTCTGCTGCAGAAAGAAATCTT cTATGCAACAAGAAGACAATGACCTGTATGACCAAGATCCTTT CATTTTAGATGGTAAATTTACTGGCAATAAACAATCGAACACAG TGATTAGACAAAACCAAAGAGAGAGGCTCTCAACCTCAAG GGAATCCATGGCGAGCAGGCCTGCGATTa CATGCGACATGCATTGGAGTTATCAGAACCTTCCAGATG GCATCATGGAACCAACATATGT GGACCCAATTCCAAATTCTATTTATGTAAACGGCGATGAAACAG ATTTGGATACTGGAACATACGGAAATGTTTTCCCAACAAAAGAAGTGCAACATGACTCAG acaGCTGTAATTATGAAAACTTGAAAAACGAGAGTGAGGAAG AATCAGACTACGTGAATGCACCAAATAAATAA
- the si:dkey-183i3.6 gene encoding LAT2 domain-containing protein isoform X2, which yields MIEVQSQQGVVLAITSLACLGCIYALCLCCRKKSYGKFTGNKQSNTVIRQNQRERLSTSRESMASRPAITCDMHWSYQNLPDGIMEPTYVDPIPNSIYVNGDETDLDTGTYGNVFPTKEVQHDSDSCNYENLKNESEEESDYVNAPNK from the exons ATGATTGAAGTCCAAAGCCAGCAAGGAGTTGTCCTTGCCATCACTTCTTTGGCATGTCTTGGTTGCATTTATGCTCTCTGTCTCTGCTGCAGAAAGAAATCTT ATGGTAAATTTACTGGCAATAAACAATCGAACACAG TGATTAGACAAAACCAAAGAGAGAGGCTCTCAACCTCAAG GGAATCCATGGCGAGCAGGCCTGCGATTa CATGCGACATGCATTGGAGTTATCAGAACCTTCCAGATG GCATCATGGAACCAACATATGT GGACCCAATTCCAAATTCTATTTATGTAAACGGCGATGAAACAG ATTTGGATACTGGAACATACGGAAATGTTTTCCCAACAAAAGAAGTGCAACATGACTCAG acaGCTGTAATTATGAAAACTTGAAAAACGAGAGTGAGGAAG AATCAGACTACGTGAATGCACCAAATAAATAA